The following proteins come from a genomic window of Companilactobacillus pabuli:
- a CDS encoding SIS domain-containing protein, giving the protein MKSIKDYVSLEQEFYSNVLKNKDELYDSQFNEEILKGISNIVIFATGSSSNAAYSALPFMSKTTGLPIYIEEPSIAANYLLNFNDDTLYLAITQGGHSYSIINLVEKFEKNGKKIFTLTSDDSSPAYEVSDNVLSMGMPIEEMPYVSAGYSVTILDLFLISMRIGNILGNLSDREESDFLADISGIINKIPDIIDRSNKWIEDNINIFQDAKRLVWIGYGSTYGVSREGETKITETVGISSWGKELEEYMHGPYLGLHEDDLIIFIDPNGTLEDRVDRLHEFLELHVDNVYVINSVNKKHEKDLDLNVTCNELLASLYMTIPVHLLSFELSQRKGNDLEKSAYPEFDKITKSKI; this is encoded by the coding sequence ATGAAAAGTATCAAGGATTATGTAAGCCTAGAACAGGAATTTTATAGTAATGTTCTAAAAAATAAAGATGAACTATATGATAGTCAATTTAATGAAGAAATACTGAAAGGTATTTCAAACATCGTTATTTTTGCAACTGGATCAAGTTCAAATGCTGCATACAGTGCTTTACCATTCATGAGTAAAACGACAGGCTTACCGATTTATATTGAGGAGCCATCTATTGCAGCAAATTATTTGTTAAATTTTAATGATGACACTTTGTATCTTGCTATTACACAGGGTGGTCATAGTTATTCCATTATTAATTTAGTGGAAAAATTTGAAAAAAATGGAAAGAAAATTTTTACGCTAACTAGTGATGATAGTAGTCCGGCCTATGAAGTTAGCGATAATGTTCTATCAATGGGAATGCCAATTGAAGAGATGCCGTATGTTAGTGCAGGCTATAGCGTTACTATCTTAGATTTGTTCTTGATTTCAATGAGAATAGGGAATATATTAGGAAATTTATCTGATAGAGAGGAAAGTGACTTTCTTGCTGATATATCTGGAATTATCAATAAAATTCCAGATATTATAGATAGGTCAAATAAATGGATTGAAGATAATATTAACATATTTCAAGATGCTAAGAGACTTGTATGGATTGGGTATGGTTCTACATATGGAGTTTCACGAGAAGGCGAAACAAAAATCACTGAAACAGTTGGTATTAGTTCCTGGGGCAAAGAACTAGAAGAATATATGCATGGTCCATATTTAGGACTCCATGAGGATGATTTGATAATCTTTATAGATCCAAATGGAACTCTTGAAGATCGTGTAGATAGACTGCATGAATTTTTAGAACTACATGTCGATAATGTTTATGTTATTAATTCAGTAAATAAAAAACATGAAAAAGACTTAGATCTAAATGTAACTTGCAATGAATTGTTAGCATCATTATACATGACTATACCTGTGCATTTATTGTCGTTTGAGCTTTCTCAACGTAAGGGAAATGATTTGGAAAAGTCAGCATATCCAGAATTCGATAAGATAACGAAATCAAAAATTTAA
- a CDS encoding PTS system mannose/fructose/sorbose family transporter subunit IID — protein MKMKSSKVLTKKDLMSTFWRSFTMEWAWNYERQMNLGYAYSMGPALKKLYGNNKSKMSAALKRHLEFFNVTPWLSTFPLGISIAMEEQNALSDDFDEDSINAIKVSLMGPLSGLGDSFFWGTLRVIATGIGTSLAMHGNILGPILFLLVFNIPAILARYYGLFIGYNIGTSFIEKVQKTGLMDKLSYGASVLGLAVVGAMVATMVTVKMPLKIGTGTDATTLQGIIDGIVPKILPLLFTFFVYWLDKKGWKAQYILLLIAAIGILGAWTGILG, from the coding sequence ATGAAAATGAAGAGTTCTAAGGTTCTGACTAAAAAGGATCTTATGTCAACATTCTGGCGCTCATTCACAATGGAATGGGCTTGGAATTATGAACGACAAATGAACCTAGGTTATGCATATTCAATGGGTCCAGCATTGAAAAAACTTTATGGAAATAATAAATCTAAAATGTCAGCCGCATTGAAACGCCATCTTGAATTTTTCAATGTAACCCCATGGTTAAGTACGTTTCCATTAGGTATTTCTATAGCAATGGAAGAACAAAATGCTTTAAGTGATGATTTCGATGAAGACTCGATCAATGCTATTAAGGTTTCTTTAATGGGTCCACTTAGTGGATTAGGTGATTCGTTCTTTTGGGGAACGTTAAGAGTTATTGCAACTGGAATTGGTACTTCGTTAGCTATGCATGGAAATATTTTAGGTCCAATTCTATTCTTACTAGTATTTAACATTCCGGCTATTTTAGCTAGATATTATGGCTTATTTATCGGTTATAACATTGGTACTTCGTTTATTGAAAAGGTACAAAAGACTGGACTTATGGATAAGTTATCTTATGGCGCTTCAGTCTTAGGACTAGCTGTAGTTGGAGCCATGGTTGCTACGATGGTTACGGTAAAAATGCCGCTAAAAATCGGTACTGGTACTGATGCAACCACACTTCAAGGAATTATTGATGGTATTGTTCCAAAAATTCTTCCTTTATTGTTTACATTCTTTGTTTATTGGTTAGATAAGAAAGGCTGGAAAGCACAGTATATTCTATTGCTAATTGCCGCCATTGGTATTTTAGGAGCCTGGACAGGTATTTTGGGTTAA